In the Primulina eburnea isolate SZY01 chromosome 15, ASM2296580v1, whole genome shotgun sequence genome, GATCTCTTTTATTGTGATAAACCACAAGGGAAGTCAACGTAATTAActctatattaattttatatacCATATGATAAGTGAAATATACACATTTatgcaaaaaatatatatatttattgtttaatttaattttttattattaactttaCAAATATCGTCGCACTATATGATTTTCTTCCCGATAAAGGTCTTCTTATCATTATTTCTATTTTCTTAGGAAGGaggattatttttatataaaacttacAATTGGTAGCAAATTttccacactaattttaaaaccATAGAATACATATATAGCTCCAGATTAAAATTACTactttctgaaaaaaaaaaaaaaaaaaaacaaacaaacaaacaaacttgATGAAGAAAAATGGTATAAAAAAGCAATATCTATTAGCTTACCTAGCATGGGAGTTCAAATTTCACTGAATTTTCACAGCAGAAATCCCATTcagtaataataaaaaaaatttaaccacAATCCAACCAAGCAAAAGGAAACAAAATCTTCAAATAAATCCGCTCCTTACGTTTTGTTCCCACAGCACAGCTTGCTTTTCCAAATTTCCTTTTCGATCACGAAGAGCTCGAAGCCCCGCAGGATCAAAGGAAGGAGGCAATGTGCATGGACGTGAGACTGCAGCACTTGTCACCATTGACTCTTTCCTAAATCTCCTTCTCAATCCTCGGACGGAACAAAAAAATGTTTCCGAGCATACTTCGACGGCCCCTTCGGGGACAGAAGGCTTATATTTCACAAGCTTTGAGTATTCATTCAAGAGATGGAAAATGTAGTCATAAACATacttcattttcagattttcttGAACATAATCACTCCCCGATTTCCCGATCTCTTGTGCCTGATATAGCAATATAGAAATGATggataaagaaaagaattaaaattccataaaccaGAAATTAAATCTTCGAGATTTCTCAAGATTTTGTATTGGAAAATTTGTTGCTAGATGGCAAAATGTGATTTTAgtagataattttaattttcaatttatGCGATTACTGATTTTAGTCAAGTAATGATTTTCAATTcttcaatttaatattttcacGTAAATGGTATTTCTTTCACCAATATCTCCCAATTCaacaaattattatatatagaaATCACAGAAATTAATGATCGAATACATGCAGTTAATTAAAAAGATTAAAATTATAGTCTGTGTGAGTGTGTCTGTGTATATATCTTATATATGATGTTATATTgagtaaaacataataaataataaactaaatattaaattataagaagttttaatttattttgtgaaattgCTTTAGGACTAAAATATAAATCACATACACAaatgattaaaaatataaatcctCATAATTAGggcaataaaatatatattacctTGTCTGTGTACTTGTTGCCCCATTCTACTGCAAATTTAATGGATCCACACTTGTTATTTTTGTTAATAGGCCAGTAATGAACTGTGGGAAGCAGACTTCTTGTGAAGAAGTCGTAATACTGTGGACTAATGATCAAACTCATGGAATCACATGCTAATATATACTTTTCGCTGACCGACCACGAAACTCCTTCGACGTAAATCTTGTATCTGCGTCGTCCGAAtcgaaatttatataaaaaacatGTTGAAAATAGAATTAACATGAAAGAAATTATAATCATTTGAATAATTCAATCTGATAAAATCAAACTGATGTATGCCTGTAAGTGCATTGGCTTGCTAAATCTGCACCGCTGAACTTTTGTTTCTTCTCCTGTCCCCATTCCTGTAAACTAAACAACATTAACTATGTAATATAAGTTTGTCCCAGTCTCATGCAAAATCATTCAAATTCAACTATTGAGTAGGTGGCACTTCATTTTCAAGAAATAAAGTCTAACaaatctttcaagaatagaCAAAAACatgtataaaatattatatatttcaatCAGAAGTCCTAAAGAAGCATTTCTTtcaacttgtttgttattgacaTTTTTAAAGTTATTTTTTTTAGTGTGGCGTTATTCGAAAAATTTGAATAAACAATATTTCTCCAAAAACATTTTCtctattcaaatatatatatatatgagcatACCAAGTTGAAGATTCGAGCTTTCCAATCCTGTTCATCGGTAGCATTGCATTTTAACAAATCTTGCCTTGCTGCACCCATCCTGATGTTTCCTTTCCAATAAGCATATGGTTCTCTATCCATCCATTTGATATTTTGTTGCCAACTTTCAGATCCTCTTTCAATATTTCCCAAGGCCTGATATTAACCTCTGGCCTGCAAAAGTATATATACAAAGGCATTCATTTTTCCCTTTAACTATTCTCATGCAAAATTCAAGCTAAAAGAATGtgcaaagaaatttttttaccaACCCCAAAAGGACCAATCTGGAAAAACGATATCAAAGCTCAGATCATCGCTACAATAATGGAACAATGGAGGGATTAAAGCATTTGGTCTTTTTATGTAGTTGCGTTTTTTAATAACCGGCCTATCATTACATTCGAACATCAAATCCAAGTCCGGCAGCCTTCCGGGATACAGCCTAAGAAGCTGTAAAATCCCCCAAATTGTAATAACATCTCTTGTCTGAAAAACTTCTTTATACTTCTCCATGTAAACCCTCCCATTCAGTATAATTATCCTAATATGCGCCACTTCTTTAGCTTTTTCCACCATTTTTTCTGTAATTCCGGTAGCTTTCCATGGTCTTAAATCTTCATGAATCCATCTGAAGTATTCAGGGCACGATTCTGTTGATGAAGTGCTTACATTCTCCGCCACGGGTACCGAAATTTCTGAACATTTGAGAGAACAGTCGAATTCTGTCTGATATACGTGTGGTGATGAGTCTTGGAGAAATTTCTTTTGTAATGATCTTTTGATTATCGACTAGATAAATATTGAAATGggattgttaaaaatcatgaaatatcAATTCAGAACTCGGACCCAAAAAATTACTTACAATATCAATCCATTGAGTGATGAAGGCAACGAAGATCAAGATTCCAAGAAAGAAGGCTGCTGTTGTTCGAGCCTTTCGTGTCCTATTCTGGCTAATCATATTCGCTAAACAGAAAAAAAGGGATTTTGGTTTTGACTTTGTGTTATCCAATCAGAAATCATGACTAACTTAACATGTGGTGTGATTTTCTGAGAGCTGAATCTGTCAACTCCGAGGACAAGAAGTAGATCTAATCAAGTTTTTTTGTTAATTGTTATTTGTAAATAAATAGGTGAAAGGATGTAAATGATCCAAACTAAGTCGAACATTATCAGGTTTGAGAATTGagcttggctcgtttaagattaattcaagctcaagctcgagctcgaacttgattcgagcttttatcatctggcttgagtttgactcgtttaagattgatagagctcgagctcaagctcgagctttattcgagcttttatcatcatgctagaattcgacttgtcttgaaattactaacactacaagaaaaaatgcttatgatgacattcataaatgtcatcatattcaatatttagtggcatttaagttttagtgacacctccaacaaatgtcatctattccaatgtcgtcttaaacttactgacattttttaatgtcattataaaatgttaatgacaacttcatacgtgttactaataattcatataatgacaattttaaatgtcaggaaaactcatatttaaatacatttatagatgccttgttattatagtaacaatgacaaatttatatgtcagttaaaatcatttataatgacaactaaaagtgtcgtgtatgttatttatagtgacaataacaaatgtgggaatatttgggttggataaatataggaggagagaaattagataaaataaatgtgagaataaaaaaacatattagattagttatcctgacatttttaattgatgtcattttttatatggaGGGAGACAATTATTTTCCCTCCTCCAATATTTATCTAACTCAAATATTCTCACACTTATTTATAGTgaaattttttagtttttaacgATTTTTTACGATGTGGGAAAAGTAATTGTTTCCCTCCATATAAagatgacatcaattaaaaatgtcatgataactaatctaatatgtttttttattttacaaattattaattttttacaagtgtcattattaagtatttgtaacaacatttaattaaaagtgtctacaaaaaagtgtcacaatagccatttattgttgtagtgtaagcttgtgaaaagctcgagttcgactcgttaaaagctcTTTTATCATGCTAATCAAGCCGGGCTCGAGCTTGAtttattaatagctcgtttatcatatttaacaagcctgacttgagctcggctcgttttcgagctcgtaaaacatacaattgagctcgaatttgagcttgattcgagcttgttaaaattaaatatatctataaactaattttatattagaaataaaagtttaacttttattagtactaatatttttatttgtcaactgAATAAATGAGTCAAGCTCTAGCTCGAgcttacgagccacctaaacgagcctagttcgagctcgcgagcctattaacgaacatgtttgcgagctcacgagccgaatacGCTTAGACTTtagcttggtttgattaagttgtcgagctcaaaatcgagcttgagctttgtttgatatgattaacaaacgaactcaaacaagcttttaatcgagccgagctccgaatagctcgcgaacggtttggtttgtttacatcCCTAGGTGAAATATATCGAATTCCGATGAGAAGAATcttttgaaattaaatattcTTTTGGATATTAATGTACATTAATTTCGAGTAGTACTTCTATGTCACAAAATTGGTAAGCTTTTTAATAAACTACTcgtatatattattttcaacgTGTACAtgtgagaacccaaatttttggacacgtaattaattaaatatagacatgtataagaatttattttcgagttataataaattcgaaaatataaataatacatggaATTCAAAATCCAGTGTAAAATACACGATAAATAAGGctgtatatcaatcaaatttggAAGGCAATATTACATACAAGGTAGATTTTCTCAATAAGGAAGCATATCAATGTTTATGGAATGATTATCTCGAATTTATGGAAAGAGCATCTCCAAATTTTGGAAAGAatatcaatcgaattatggtaAGATTTTCATCTCCCCCTATAAATAAGAAGACACTCTCATTCAAAATTCACCCCTCATTCTAGCaaacaaatttcgaaattttgctCTTCAATTTTCGAAATTCGTTCCAAAAAATTCTGCACGAGTCGTCAAAATTCTTTCGAAGTTCAGAAATTCGTTTCTCTTGCTCGAATACTCAGAatccgatctccaccgttcagaATATGCTTCGGTATGTTTTGcataacatatccaaatttcagccAAATCCAACGGTTATTTTTTCGTTTATAGCCTTCGCAAGAAAACTGCCTAGATTTTAAGTGGGAATTCAACATACCTACGATTTTTGTCCATAAACAGGTTAAAACCACAACCAAACCCGATCTCCACCATTCGTAATTTATTTGGCATACTTATAAACGTACTGTTAAAGTTTAAGCCCGATCCAACGGTTCATTTAGGCGCAAAGAAGGTGGCTGATTTTTTTCGGTAGATGTGCTGCTGCGTTTTCGATGTGTCGGTTGCATGATTCAACTATGTTTTCCGAGTTCTTCACGTTTTCTTCGAGTCTAAGGTAAGTGGCCttgttttaaagattaaatttcGTTATGTATGTTTCTTTGGGTTTTTTTGAAAATACGATCGAGTGCACATTCTTCTTCTACTCCTTTCTTGTGTTTGTCATACGGTTTtgagcactgtgaggagtcgactggATATGGATGAGAATCCCAaccgtacccttacgcggtgggggatataaccgctatacggcctcgcccccttagaggagtaaaaattagggactgacgtcagtaaaccataaAAAGTAGATGAATCTCAGTGCTGGTCAATGTTATGCATGTGTTATGAAGGATGTTATGCAAGTCATGTGATTtcgaaattttatgcatgttgttataTTGTGCTCGATACGATCCCCCATTTGCTGAGTATTTCctaaaatactcaccccttattCTACCCTCCCCAGATAAATCAGAAGAAGCAATACAGAAAGAAGAATCGAACACCAGTTTTTGGACTGATAGTGGACGCatgaagaattttaattaagaatatgTTCTTGTGAGTTTGTAATC is a window encoding:
- the LOC140814143 gene encoding LOW QUALITY PROTEIN: uncharacterized protein (The sequence of the model RefSeq protein was modified relative to this genomic sequence to represent the inferred CDS: inserted 1 base in 1 codon); amino-acid sequence: MISQNRTRKARTTAAFFLGILIFVAFITQWIDISIIKRSLQKKFLQDSSPHVYQTEFDCSLKCSEISVPVAENVSTSSTESCPEYFRWIHEDLRPWKATGITEKMVEKAKEVAHIRIIILNGRVYMEKYKEVFQTRDVITIWGILQLLRLYPGRLPDLDLMFECNDRPVIKKRNYIKRPNALIPPLFHYCSDDLSFDIVFPDWSFWGWPEVNIRPWEILKEDLKVGNKXIKWMDREPYAYWKGNIRMGAARQDLLKCNATDEQDWKARIFNLEWGQEKKQKFSGADLASQCTYRYKIYVEGVSWSVSEKYILACDSMSLIISPQYYDFFTRSLLPTVHYWPINKNNKCGSIKFAVEWGNKYTDKAQEIGKSGSDYVQENLKMKYVYDYIFHLLNEYSKLVKYKPSVPEGAVEVCSETFFCSVRGLRRRFRKESMVTSAAVSRPCTLPPSFDPAGLRALRDRKGNLEKQAVLWEQNVRSGFI